A stretch of the Metopolophium dirhodum isolate CAU chromosome 8, ASM1992520v1, whole genome shotgun sequence genome encodes the following:
- the LOC132950853 gene encoding DNA replication factor Cdt1-like has product MEAQRTLDCFIKSRKRPTTEDGFHKKESVNNTFAIHKPTRKLSFDCTVQQTIKKQKIDFGIAKTVFQKNLNASVNNGVVEHILEKKEAQNKQEIYSERATTPVQTSATKAKLRKELDLGEFRKIVRQKHNFKKLRELINVVDQSQIALNSAESKVKAAKSHYLSSFKSVDHLVDTSPKKIVSSPIKRSQLKPSSLFLSPAQSIISPKNEMTTQMTQPTEYVSPSKLLDEVGSLMAFSPSKRYAALADSKTLPLPLKYRILDELFKAMETVSSMMFTRKEKITFNKLKRGVQHMTRKNFTEFQLAQIKTVVPDLFKFALVKSPKEKYSQELVIVPNYGSKDEDNIDLIGLTIRRKKIFSNALLDIMKEHHKKYLNTLIPPIVIDKNKITRWHPEFDVESVMDIIPSTLPKIEIKKSKLETAKDLLDKSHALFAYNNRLNRTLVTMNNENKIITEKKFSSTDAKNALKGALKGIPKSFLLKIQEKQAAKAKELMTRSVGQLKEDRMMNRLPDIARSMRTYFVQLRGNIMPVKKIINQLKQSYPETMTDQEWKAHFSLLQEIVPHWIESKVLEGIEHIRIDKKVEFEDTVIKRLKK; this is encoded by the exons ATGGAAGCTCAAAGGACATTGGACTGTTTCATTAAGAGTAGAAAAAGACCCACCACCGAAGATGGTTTCCACAAAAAGGAAAGTGTGAACAATACATTTGCAATACATAAACCAACTAGAAAATTATCATTTGATTGTACTGTGCAGCAAAcgattaaaaaacaaaag attgATTTTGGTATAGCAAAAACAGTTttccaaaaaaatctaaatgctaGTGTTAATAATGGCGTTGTTGAACACATTTTGGAGAAAAAAGAGGCTCAAAATAAACAAGAAATTTATTCAGAGAGAGCTACAACTCCGGTTCAAACATCAGCAACTAAAGCTAAATTACGTAAA gaatTGGATTTGGGCGAATTTCGGAAAATTGTTCGTCAGAAgcataactttaaaaaattacGAGAATTGATCAATGTGGTAGATCAATCTCAAATTGCTCTTAACTCTGCTGAATCTAAAGTAAAAGCTGCCAAAAGTCATTACTTATCCTCATTTAAATCAGTTGATCACTTGGTTGATACTAgcccaaaaaaaattgtatcaagtCCCATAAAACGATCTCAACTTAAACCTTCATCCTTATTTCTCAGCCCAGCACAATCTATCATTAGTCCAAAGAATGAAATGACCACTCAGATGACACAGCCAACAGAATATGTTTCGCCTAGTAAACTATTAGATGAAGTTGGATCTCTTATGGCTTTTTCACCGTCAAAACGATATGCTGCATTGGCTGATTCTAAAACATTACCTTTGCCGTTGAAGTACCGTATTTTGGATGAATTATTCAAAGCTATGGAAACTGTTTCGTCCATGATGTTTActagaaaagaaaaaataacatttaataaacttaaacgTGGTGTTCAGCATATGACTAGAAA gaattttacTGAATTCCAGTTAGCACAAATTAAAACTGTAGTACCAGATTTATTCAAGTTTGCATTAGTTAAATCACCAAAAGAGAAATATAGTCAGGAATTAGTAATAGTCCCGAATtatg gcTCAAAAGATGAAGATAACATTGATTTAATTGGGCTAACAATTCGGAGaaaaaagatattttctaaTGCACTACTTGACATTATGAAGGAGCATCATAaa aaatatttgaatacattaattCCACCTATTGtgattgacaaaaataaaataactagatGGCATCCTGAGTTTGATGTTGAATCCGTAATGGATATAATTCCTTCAACATtaccaaaaattgaaattaaaaaatcaaaattagaaaCTGCAAAAGATTTATTGG ATAAATCCCATGCATTATTTGCTTACAATAATCGTTTGAATCGAACTCTCGTAACAAtgaacaatgaaaataaaattataactgaaaaaaaattttcttcgACAGATgcaaaaaatgcattaaaaggAGCACTTAAAGGGATTcctaaatcatttttactaaag atTCAAGAAAAGCAAGCAGCAAAGGCTAAAGAGTTGATGACAAGGTCAGTGGGTCAATTAAAAGAAGATAGAATGATGAATAGATTACCAGATATTGCAAGAAGTATGCGTACCTATTTCGTACAACTTCGAGGAAATATTATGCCAGTCAAAAAAATCATCAATCAATTAAAGCAGAGTTATCCTGAAACTATGACAGACC agGAATGGAAAGCTCACTTCAGTCTCCTCCAAGAAATAGTACCTCACTGGATTGAATCAAAAGTCTTAGAAGGAATTGAACATATTCGAATTGATAAAAAAGTTGAATTTGAAGATACTGtaattaaaagattaaaaaaataa
- the LOC132950589 gene encoding mediator of RNA polymerase II transcription subunit 18: MEAIKEAPIPAMDSLTSAMKNNIVPNQEYLLQGSVLDSAVEVLLHRLRGLCDNVDSGPETFHDHEMCFSIRSVTPQPLTLRVRRAIDYLDMPYQLRYIGQPELGDKSRPTILRNSIDVATTPTIVDFLTEMGFRMDFEYILRGYMFRKGRMKITVSKIFKMMVVGKPAPESVDPISQSYLVELSVLAPSNQDAIAEDMRVFAEQLKPLVHLEKVDYKRLTQPPL; encoded by the exons ATGGAAGCCATTAAA GAAGCGCCCATCCCGGCAATGGACAGCTTGACGTCAGCCATGAAGAACAACATTGTCCCGAACCAAGAATATCTGTTACAAGGCAGCGTTCTGGACTCAGCTGTTGAGGTCCTGTTACACAGGTTGCGAGGACTTTGCGACAATGTCGATTCAGGACCGGAGACCTTCCACGACCATGAAATGTGTTTTAGCATAA GGAGTGTAACGCCGCAACCGCTCACGCTGAGAGTCAGGAGAGCGATTGACTATTTAGACATGCCGTACCAGCTTCGTTACATAGGACAGCCTGAACTAG GAGATAAATCTAGACCGACGATCCTACGAAACAGTATTGATGTAGCTACTACACCAACAATAGTAGACTTCCTCACAGAAATGGGGTTTCGCATggattttgaatacattttacgtGGCTATATGTTTCGTAAAGGCAGAATGAAGATTACagtgtcaaaaatatttaaa aTGATGGTAGTAGGTAAACCTGCTCCGGAGAGTGTCGATCCAATATCACAATCATACCTAGTAGAGTTGAGTGTATTGGCACCCAGTAATCAAGATGCTATTGCCGAAGATATGCGTGTTTTTGCAGAACAACTGAAGCCTCTGGTGCACTTGGAAAAAGTTGATTACAAACGATTGACACAACCACCTTTGTAA
- the LOC132950590 gene encoding uncharacterized protein LOC132950590, which yields MVYRAIALFVAVQSVVVASPTATMSHGENFVSPIGTFYHPTPSSRARGLPEVGKLPRTSAMSKKLAASGPDNKPWLKLPNAGNSHLSRNGRLPALMDTYQPPRTRSNHMRLEESHRSEEERAEKINSDLEKMIQFMTVLGQVDRYLSSRAKSFVSTLGRAMENNPDDHHLYNDKDVPLDY from the exons ATGGTATACAGAGCGATCGCGCTTTTCGTCGCCGTCCAG TCGGTCGTCGTCGCTTCGCCAACCGCAACCATGTCGCACGGCGAGAACTTCGTCTCCCCTATCGGAACATTTTACCACCCGACGCCGTCTTCCAGGGCCAGGGGCTTACCGGAAGTGGGCAAGTTGCCCAGGACGTCAGCCATGTCCAAAAAGCTTGCGGCAAGCGGACCCGACAACAAACCGTGGCTCAAGCTGCCTAATGCAG GTAACAGTCATTTGTCACGCAATGGACGCTTACCCGCTTTGATGGACACATATCAACCGCCAAGGACAAGATCCAACCACATGCGCTTGGAGGAATCACATAGGTCGGAGGAGGAAAGGGCGGAAAAGATCAACTCCGACCTGGAGAAGATGATACAGTTCATGACAGTTCTAGGTCAAGTTGACCGGTATCTGTCATCGAGAGCCAAGTCCTTCGTCAGCACTCTGGGCCGGGCAATGGAAAACAATCCCGATGATCATCACCTTTATAATGACAAGGATGTGCCTTTAGATTACTGA
- the LOC132950591 gene encoding small ribosomal subunit protein bS16m, translating into MRAYRLLKKLMPSSGGGDDFEKAKKSIRLARYGCTNRPFYHIVVVLQRRDCRAHPIEQLGTYDPMENHNGEKLVSFNLERIKYWMAKKARVTNPVAELLGLSGFLPIHPHTYMTAWRNRQKNKTENEQSETATN; encoded by the exons ATGAGAGCGTATCGATTGTTGAAGAAACTGATGCCGTCCAGTGGTGGTGGTGATGATTTTGAAAAGGCCAAAAAGTCCATACGTTTGGCCAGATATGGCTGTACAAATAGGCCTTTTTACCACATAGTAGTTGTGCTT CAACGACGTGATTGCAGAGCCCACCCAATTGAACAGCTTGGTACATATGATCCTATGGAAAACCATAATGGAGAAAAACTGGTCAGCTTCAATTTGGAAAGGATCAAATACTGGATGGCCAAAAAAGCACGTGTGACCAATCCAGTCGCTGAATTATTAG gtCTATCTGGATTCTTACCCATACACCCTCATACATATATGACAGCTTGGAGGAATAGGCAAAAAAATAAGACCGAGAATGAACAGAGTGAGACTGCAACcaattaa
- the LOC132950854 gene encoding LOW QUALITY PROTEIN: uncharacterized protein LOC132950854 (The sequence of the model RefSeq protein was modified relative to this genomic sequence to represent the inferred CDS: deleted 1 base in 1 codon) — protein MDANESVDCSMALIDWSTPEMVKNKTYDGNCINNPFDILELQAANMDPFDLVPKQTPLRGDPPCGNILSPLWESKVSRRIHKSVSLTDIHGVVKLLEQNYIEHGQDNFVKNQSKDDYATPECVSTKTIDQSIENNVLVHIGENKIVNQEPVLVPDQNDVDIEKNSYCNDQEKKQIREQTRQRIENLIEKEKKNYEECYSRKSLFCTPKRSNTESNLIKNLNSSVLNRGFIGSFNINSNSINKTPDNIIDINENITSNDSLAFPFHELNSFDLNSLKPEWVVDNFSDSDGPSEEPSEEPSEEPSEKPSEVSSVNSVTEIKPTENNHQVDVKLKTLNRLGIVESKPIGSQTVLKSMPNKRIQMKGPFIANVPIKHMVHNFKDVEMKDVSHGSVSPRKMKPIASSTPTTSDIVTTAKTPSTAESSIKSRTSLSRRSMPNSASPGTPLNVTKCIKKNSTNTTIVLFGNANERNTEILRSFKLNKSKSESKIAMISKPNVMNTTKISGLPVSKRFTMSFKGKENVQPQ, from the exons ATGGATGCCAATGAGTCAGTTGACTGTTCAATGGCACTTATTGACTGGAGTACTCCTGAAAtggtgaaaaataaaacttacgaTGGGAATTGTATTAATAACCCGTTTGATATACTGGAGTTGCAAGCAGCCAATATGGATCCTTTTGATTTAGTTCCTAAACAAACTCCATTAAGAGGAGATCCACCGTGTGGTAACATATTGAGTCCTCTGTGGGAATCAAAAGTCAGCAGGCGAATTCACAAAAGTGTATCATTAACAGACATTCATGGTGTTGTAAAACTTTTGGAACAAAACTACATAGAACACGGTCAAGATAATTTTGTGAAGAACCAATCAAAAGACGATTATGCCACACCTGAATGTGTTAGCACAAAAACTATCGATCAGTCAATAGAAAATAATGTCTTAGTTCATATAggtgaaaacaaaatagtaaatcAAGAGCCGGTTTTAGTACCAGATCAGAATGATGtagatatagaaaaaaattcttattgtaacgatcaagaa aaaaaacaaattagagAGCAAACACGGCAACGAATTGAAAATCTTATTgagaaagagaaaaaaaattatgaagaatgtTATTCTAGAAAGTCATTATTTTGTACACCAAAGCGTAGTAACACAgagtcaaatttaattaaaaaccttaATTCAAGTGTGTTAAATAGAGGATTCATAGggagttttaatataaattccaatagtattaataaaacaCCT gataatattattgatataaatgaaAACATAACGTCAAATGATAGTTTGGCATTTCCATTCCATGAACTAAACTCGTTTGATCTTAATTCTTTGAAACCTGAATGGGTGGTGGATAACTTCAGCGATAGTGATGGACCTAGTGAAGAACCTAGTGAGGAACCTAGTGAGGAACCGAGTGAGAAACCTAGTGAGGTTTCATCG GTAAATTCTGTAACAGAAATTAAACCGACTGAAAATAATCATCAAGTTGATGTCAAGTTGAAAACTCTTAATCGTTTAG GAATTGTTGAATCAAAACCAATTGGAAGTCAAACTGTTTTGAAGTCCATGCCAAATAAAAGAATCCAAATGAAAGGACCATTTATAGCCAATGTCCCGATTAAACACATGGTGCACAATTTCAAGGATGTAGAAATGAAAGATGTCAGTCATGGTTCTGTTAGTCCACGTAAA ATGAAGCCTATAGCGTCTTCTACCCCAACAACATCAGATATTGTTACTACAGCTAAAACTCCTTCAACTGCCGAGTCTTCTATTAAATCAAG gaCTAGTTTATCACGCCGATCAATGCCCAATTCTGCAAGCCCAGGAACACCATTAAATGTTACAAAGTGTATTAAAAAGAATTCAACTAAT acTACAATTGTTTTGTTCGGCAATGCTAATGAaagaaatactgaaatattgcgttcgtttaaattaaataaatcaaaa tCCGAAAGTAAAATTGCGATGATATCTAAACCTAATGTAATGAATACAACTAAAATAAGT GGCTTGCCAGTTTCAAAACGGTTTACTATGTCATTCAAAGGGAAAGAAAATGTACAACctcagtaa